In one Dunckerocampus dactyliophorus isolate RoL2022-P2 chromosome 9, RoL_Ddac_1.1, whole genome shotgun sequence genomic region, the following are encoded:
- the LOC129187766 gene encoding probable 2-ketogluconate reductase → MNGKLRLFFLIRLRLFHLYTLTLFLSNYSHFIHNSFYQEVMEEERPWALVSEVGGEFGLLEDMADIIRQHFHIVCYKDFLQNPQLHAPRIQVLLMWKYYPEAELNLLRSLPFLKAVVSGGVGVDHMDVRSINDLGVKVANTPGVVSDATADLAVGLLLASARNILEGHQISVDKGTFRMPQSLMGVEVTGSTLGIIGMGEIGYKIAQRCKGFEMKILYHNRTKRSVEDERAVEANYCQSLSDLLRRSDFVLLAVKLTSDTSGLISHKELSLMKPSATLINISRGQVVDQEALVQALHTGSIRAAALDVTHPEPLPRDHPLLGLPNVLITPHIGISTVATAKRIVGCMVQNAVAAVKGLPLPNEVKMK, encoded by the exons atgaatggaaaattgagactttttttcctcattagattacgactttttcatctttatactttgactttattcttgtcaaattacagccATTTTATACATAACTCCTTCTATCAGGAGGTGATGGAAGAGGAGCGACCATGGGCGTTGGTGTCGGAGGTGGGGGGCGAGTTCGGCCTCCTGGAGGACATGGCTGACATCATCAGGCAACACTTCCACATTGTTTGCTACAAGGACTTCCTTCAAAACCCGCAGCTTCACGCTCCCAGGATCCAGGTCCTGCTAATGTGGAAGTACTACCCAGAGGCGGAGCTCAACCTGTTAAGGTCGCTGCCCTTCCTCAAGGCTGTTGTCAGCGGCGGGGTGGGCGTCGACCACATGGACGTGCGCTCCATCAACGACCTCGGGGTGAAGGTGGCCAACACGCCTGGTGTGGTGAGTGATGCCACTGCGGACTTAGCTGTGGGTCTGCTTCTGGCCTCCGCGAGGAACATTCTTGAGG GTCATCAAATTTCCGTCGACAAGGGCACGTTCCGCATGCCTCAAAGCCTCATGGGAGTGGAAGTGACAGGGTCGACTCTGGGAATCATCGGAATGGGGGAGATCGGCTACAAGATCGCTCAGCGATGCAAAGGCTTTGAAATGAAGATCCTCTACCACAACAGAACCAAAAG GAGCGTGGAGGATGAGCGAGCCGTCGAAGCCAATTACTGCCAGAGCCTGAGCGACCTGCTGAGGAGGTCGGACTTTGTCTTGCTCGCCGTCAAGCTGACCTCCGACACCAGCGGCCTCATCAGCCACAAAGAGTTGTCGCTCATGAAGCCTTCTGCCACGCTGATCAACATCAGCCGAG GTCAAGTTGTGGACCAGGAGGCTTTAGTCCAAGCCCTCCACACGGGAAGCATCCGCGCTGCCGCTTTAGATGTGACTCATCCAGAACCGTTACCGAG GGACCATCCTCTGCTGGGGCTTCCTAACGTGCTCATCACCCCCCACATCGGAATCAGCACCGTGGCGACAGCTAAGAGGATTGTAGGCTGCATGGTGCAAAATGCTGTGGCTGCAGTAAAAGGCCTTCCTCTTCCCAATGAAGTCAAGATGAAGTGA